In a single window of the Thunnus albacares chromosome 1, fThuAlb1.1, whole genome shotgun sequence genome:
- the LOC122997143 gene encoding cytochrome P450 1A1 has translation MVLMILPFIGSVSVSESLVAMTTVCLVYLILKFFHTEIPEGLRRLPGPKPLPIIGNVLEVGSKPYLSLTAMSKRYGSVFQIQIGMRPVVVLSGIETVRQALIKQGEDFAGRPDLYSFKFINDGKSLAFSTDQAGIWRARRKLAYSALRSFSNLEGTTPEYSCVLEEHICKEGEYLIKQLNTVMKADGSFDPFRHIVVSVANVICGMCFGRRYDHNDQELLSLVNLSDEFGQVVGSGNPADFIPVLRFLPSATMKKFVSINARFNKFVQKIVSEHYSTFDKDNIRDITDSLIDHCEDRKLDENSNVQMSDEKIVGIVNDLFGAGFDTISTALSWSVMYLVAYPEVQERLHQELKENVGLNRTPLLSDKPNLPLLEAFILELFRHSSFLPFTIPHCTTKDTSLNGFFIPKDTCVFINQWQVNHDPELWKDPSSFNPDRFLSADGTELNKLEGEKVLVFSLGKRRCIGEVIARNEVFLFLAIIVQKLHFLTMPGEPLDMTPEYGLTMKHKRCQLRATMRARNEQ, from the exons ATGGTGCTAATGATACTGCCATTCATTGGATCAGTGTCGGTATCTGAGAGTTTGGTGGCCATGACAACAGTGTGTCTGGTCTACCTGATCCTCAAGTTTTTCCACACTGAGATTCCTGAGGGGCTTCGTCGGCTCCCTGGCCCAAAGCCCCTGCCTATCATTGGAAATGTGCTGGAGGTGGGCAGCAAACCTTACCTGAGTCTCACTGCCATGAGCAAGCGCTACGGCTCTGTGTTTCAGATCCAGATCGGCATGCGCCCTGTGGTCGTGCTGAGTGGCATTGAAACAGTCCGACAGGCTCTCATCAAGCAAGGGGAAGATTTTGCGGGCAGGCCTGACCTGTACAGCTTCAAGTTCATCAATGATGGCAAGAGTCTGGCCTTCAGTACAGACCAGGCCGGCATCTGGCGTGCCCGCAGAAAGCTAGCCTACAGTGCCCTTCGCTCTTTCTCAAACCTGGAGGGCACAACCCCAGAGTACTCCTGCGTGCTGGAGGAACACATCTGCAAAGAGGGAGAGTATCTGATCAAACAGCTGAACACTGTCATGAAGGCTGACGGCAGCTTCGACCCCTTCCGCCACATCGTTGTCTCCGTTGCTAATGTGATCTGTGGAATGTGCTTTGGCCGGCGCTACGACCACAACGACCAGGAGTTGCTCAGTTTGGTGAACCTCAGCGATGAGTTTGGCCAGGTGGTGGGCAGCGGAAACCCTGCAGACTTCATCCCTGTTCTTCGGTTCCTGCCCAGCGCAACAATGAAGAAGTTTGTGAGCATCAATGCACGCTTCAACAAGTTTGTGCAAAAGATCGTCAGCGAGCACTATTCCACCTTTGACAAG GACAACATTCGTGACATCACAGACTCCCTTATTGATCACTGCGAGGACAGGAAGTTGGATGAGAACTCCAACGTCCAGatgtcagatgagaagattgtaGGGATTGTCAATGACCTGTTTGGAGCTG GTTTTGACACCATCTCCACAGCTCTGTCTTGGTCGGTGATGTACTTAGTGGCTTACCCAGAGGTACAAGAAAGGCTTCATCAAGAACTGA agGAAAATGTGGGACTGAACCGCACTCCTCTTCTCTCCGATAAACCCAACTTACCCTTACTGGAGGCCTTCATCCTGGAGCTCTTTCGCCACTCTTCATTCCTGCCCTTCACTATCCCACACTG cacCACAAAAGACACATCTCTGAATGGCTTCTTCATTCCTAAAGACACATGTGTCTTCATCAATCAGTGGCAGGTCAACCATGATCC TGAGCTGTGGAAAGATCCATCCTCCTTCAACCCAGACCGCTTCCTGAGTGCTGACGGCACTGAGCTCAACAAGCTGGAAGGGGAGAAGGTGTTGGTTTTTAGCCTGGGAAAGCGCCGTTGCATCGGCGAGGTCATTGCACGAAATGAAGTCTTCCTCTTCTTGGCAATCATTGTCCAGAAGCTGCACTTCCTCACCATGCCTGGAGAGCCACTGGACATGACCCCAGAATACGGTCTCACAATGAAGCACAAACGCTGCCAGCTGAGAGCCACAATGCGAGCGAGGAATGAGCAATGA